One genomic region from Reichenbachiella ulvae encodes:
- a CDS encoding SusC/RagA family TonB-linked outer membrane protein: MKRLFTMMGIMCCVLMESFGQNITVSGTVLGDDGGDPLPGATVVVKGTTTGTVTDIDGNYILSAPADATLVVSFIGYIKQEVPVGAQKTIDVSLSLDAAELEEVVVVGYGSQKKEAVTGAISQVEGDILMQRGPMANLTESLSGSIPGVTVLTSSGIPGGDQGDGYGGNEILIRGKNTWNNSSPLVLVDGIERNMNDVDPNDVATLTVLKDASATAVYGVKGANGVILITTKRGQIGKPTLKIDANMAFKSVSRIPRTLGSYEGLEARNAAIVNELGTNPTSWDFYTPQHELELYRSQQYPDGFNDTDWADQMLKDYGKSYKVNLGVSGGTDFVKYYGSLGYLNDGDILQTENVGQGYNPEFKYERFNFRSNFDFSLTESTKFTVNLSGYLGNQQRTGGSIHSFWYGVYAHPNDHPVLQYEDGTYGEGVQYERFGENEYVQLNFNGLKRDIRSEVLSDFKLEQDLGMFIEGLKLGGQFSFDNYFQTIGSSINDDGVATKYVDPAYYLQENADIEDYTTYFFTNDYSNSSHGFDFYDQPLQYSPEYVNGNSLGKSKRNMTYRVNLNYNRSFDKHTVTGLALFQRESGVNFNRDGWPTKREDWVGRLTYGYDKRYNVEFNGAYNGSDQFGDGKKFDFFPSVAVAWTASNEKFFKENLEWFSLLKFRYSDGIVGNDKVAGNARWLYNTNWEQGGNPTYGNNSNWAFGYPTSQAGPTYYREGTPGNPFVQWETARKQNLGIETGFFNNIITANVDLFKEHRTNILMQGNQRSVPIFFGNDAPAANLGETKSQGYEFTINYNNNHGDFAYWASFNYAHVIDETIAREDPELTPDYQKREGYQIGQTTSSISTGIIDSWDELYTGVVGENNDFLLPGDYRLLDYNGDGVINGNDNTLYGYPNRPQNTYNLTAGASYKGVSLTVTFYGAYNITTNIRLDEFAFNSSSIYQSQLDDTWSPEYGNQDPSLRALSFAKGSADGQYNKVDASFLRLKTAELAYSLPSALISKAGLSNARVFVNGNNLILWSDMQVDLEGKDYDVKNYPVTKQINFGVSISF; this comes from the coding sequence ATGAAAAGACTCTTTACTATGATGGGCATCATGTGTTGTGTGCTCATGGAATCTTTCGGACAAAATATCACGGTGTCCGGAACAGTACTCGGAGACGATGGGGGAGACCCATTACCGGGAGCTACAGTTGTAGTGAAAGGTACTACAACTGGTACAGTTACCGATATAGATGGTAATTATATCCTATCTGCTCCTGCGGATGCAACTTTAGTAGTCAGCTTTATTGGTTATATCAAACAAGAAGTGCCAGTAGGTGCTCAAAAAACCATTGATGTCTCACTATCATTAGACGCTGCAGAACTCGAAGAAGTGGTAGTGGTAGGATATGGTTCTCAAAAGAAGGAGGCCGTAACAGGTGCGATATCTCAAGTGGAAGGTGATATCTTGATGCAAAGAGGCCCGATGGCCAATCTGACTGAATCATTGAGTGGTTCAATTCCTGGAGTTACTGTACTTACCAGTTCAGGTATACCTGGTGGTGATCAGGGTGATGGATACGGAGGAAATGAAATTTTGATTCGTGGTAAGAATACCTGGAACAATTCAAGTCCGCTGGTTTTGGTTGATGGGATCGAAAGAAACATGAATGATGTGGATCCAAATGATGTGGCCACTCTTACAGTTTTGAAGGATGCATCTGCTACTGCGGTATATGGTGTGAAAGGTGCCAATGGTGTGATTTTGATTACTACCAAAAGAGGTCAAATTGGTAAGCCTACTTTAAAAATAGACGCTAATATGGCATTCAAATCAGTGTCTCGAATCCCAAGAACTTTAGGGTCATACGAAGGTTTGGAAGCGAGAAATGCCGCCATCGTTAATGAATTAGGAACAAACCCAACTTCCTGGGATTTTTATACTCCACAGCATGAACTTGAGCTATATAGATCTCAACAGTATCCTGATGGCTTCAATGATACAGATTGGGCAGATCAGATGCTTAAAGATTATGGTAAATCTTATAAGGTGAATTTGGGAGTTTCTGGTGGTACTGATTTTGTAAAGTATTACGGTTCATTGGGTTACCTGAATGATGGTGATATTCTTCAGACTGAAAATGTCGGTCAAGGATACAACCCTGAGTTTAAATATGAACGCTTCAACTTTAGATCTAACTTTGATTTCAGTTTGACAGAGAGCACAAAGTTCACTGTGAACTTGTCAGGTTATCTGGGCAATCAGCAACGGACTGGTGGCTCCATTCATAGTTTTTGGTATGGTGTATATGCTCACCCGAATGATCACCCTGTATTACAGTACGAAGATGGTACCTATGGTGAGGGTGTACAATATGAGAGGTTTGGAGAAAATGAATATGTTCAGCTAAACTTCAACGGTCTGAAAAGGGATATAAGATCGGAAGTGCTTTCTGATTTTAAGTTGGAGCAAGATCTTGGGATGTTTATTGAAGGATTAAAGTTGGGAGGACAATTTTCATTCGATAATTACTTCCAGACTATAGGTTCTAGTATCAATGACGATGGAGTAGCTACGAAATATGTCGATCCTGCTTACTATCTTCAAGAGAATGCAGACATAGAAGATTATACGACTTACTTTTTTACAAACGATTATAGCAATAGCAGTCACGGGTTCGATTTTTATGATCAACCACTACAATATTCTCCGGAATATGTTAATGGCAACTCTTTAGGTAAGTCTAAGAGAAACATGACATATAGAGTGAATTTGAACTATAATAGAAGCTTTGATAAGCATACAGTTACAGGTTTAGCTCTTTTTCAAAGAGAATCGGGAGTTAATTTTAACAGAGATGGCTGGCCTACCAAACGTGAGGATTGGGTTGGAAGGTTGACTTATGGTTATGATAAGCGATACAATGTTGAATTTAATGGGGCATATAATGGCTCGGATCAGTTCGGTGATGGTAAGAAGTTTGACTTTTTCCCATCTGTAGCGGTGGCATGGACTGCATCTAATGAGAAATTCTTCAAAGAAAACCTCGAATGGTTCAGCTTGTTGAAATTCAGGTATTCTGATGGTATAGTAGGTAATGATAAGGTTGCTGGAAATGCAAGATGGTTGTATAACACCAACTGGGAGCAAGGAGGAAACCCTACTTATGGTAACAATAGCAATTGGGCATTTGGTTACCCAACATCACAAGCAGGGCCTACCTATTATAGAGAAGGAACTCCAGGCAACCCCTTTGTTCAATGGGAGACAGCTCGCAAGCAAAATTTAGGAATTGAAACAGGTTTTTTTAACAATATAATAACCGCGAATGTGGATTTGTTCAAAGAACACAGAACCAATATCCTGATGCAGGGAAATCAACGTTCTGTTCCCATCTTTTTTGGAAATGACGCGCCAGCAGCAAACTTAGGAGAAACAAAATCTCAAGGTTATGAATTCACGATCAATTACAATAACAATCATGGTGATTTTGCCTACTGGGCCTCATTTAATTATGCTCATGTAATCGATGAAACTATCGCTAGAGAAGATCCAGAACTGACTCCAGATTACCAGAAAAGAGAAGGTTACCAAATCGGTCAGACTACATCAAGCATTTCTACAGGAATTATAGATAGCTGGGATGAACTTTATACAGGAGTAGTGGGAGAGAATAATGATTTCTTACTACCTGGAGATTACAGGTTGTTGGATTATAATGGAGATGGTGTTATCAACGGTAACGATAATACCTTGTATGGTTATCCGAATAGACCGCAGAATACATATAATCTTACCGCAGGAGCATCTTATAAAGGGGTGTCCTTGACAGTAACATTCTATGGTGCTTATAACATTACAACTAATATTCGATTGGATGAGTTTGCTTTCAATAGTAGTTCAATTTATCAAAGCCAATTAGATGATACCTGGTCTCCTGAGTATGGAAATCAAGATCCAAGCTTGCGAGCCTTAAGTTTTGCCAAGGGGTCGGCTGATGGTCAATACAACAAAGTTGACGCTTCATTCTTAAGATTGAAAACTGCAGAATTGGCATATAGCCTACCTTCAGCTTTGATCAGCAAAGCAGGATTGAGTAATGCAAGAGTTTTTGTCAATGGAAACAATCTTATTCTGTGGTCAGATATGCAAGTAGATCTTGAAGGTAAGGATTACGATGTGAAGAATTATCCTGTAACCAAGCAGATCAATTTTGGTGTAAGTATTTCTTTCTAA
- a CDS encoding RagB/SusD family nutrient uptake outer membrane protein, with product MKIKNIYQGLFLLCLSLLVGCNDFLEPKPDNRLTEEQVLENPILAEGWLLKAYKGLPNNYNFNTDASSDDAELNNPNAASRRMNSGGWAANDNPFGIWSKAYEMNLYLNTFISYVDDIEWSWTSEDRDQYYRTRLKAEAHALRAWYGFQLLQAHAGKANSGELLGFPIVTSVLTAEDDINIQRSTFAECVDYIIQDCDAALAGLPDKWEDTGDADYNHVFGLRNENRINGLAIKILKSRLALYAASPAYDDAAAATWQIAADYALEAVQANGGMVLDPSDITYYLDFNSAEVAWGASKRNNANNWEADNFPPSLYGEGLTNPTQDFVEAFPMADGLPIGHPASTFDPSNPYANRDPRLSTYVIYNGMDFKGSIIRTYVNGGADGIGASNNIATVSGYYLKKFMDENVVLDPTNNVGTEHYYTYARMTEAYLNLAEAANELGGPDQSIGGFTPRQIINDLRARAGITNTTYIDGVTTRAEMRDVIHNERRIELSFEGHRFWDIRRWEELDEITTDVKGMRISADQSTYEIFDLAERNYKTYQVYGPIPFNEILKYDIQQNAGW from the coding sequence ATGAAAATAAAGAATATATATCAAGGCTTATTTCTTCTTTGTTTGTCACTGTTAGTAGGCTGTAATGACTTTTTGGAGCCAAAGCCAGACAACAGGTTGACAGAAGAACAGGTTTTAGAAAACCCGATTTTAGCAGAAGGGTGGCTTTTGAAGGCCTATAAAGGTCTTCCGAATAATTATAATTTTAATACAGATGCCAGTTCAGATGATGCTGAATTGAACAATCCAAATGCAGCATCGAGGCGTATGAACTCAGGAGGATGGGCGGCCAATGACAACCCTTTTGGGATTTGGTCAAAAGCGTATGAGATGAATCTTTATCTAAACACGTTCATATCTTATGTAGATGATATCGAATGGTCTTGGACTAGTGAAGATCGAGATCAATATTACAGAACCAGACTAAAAGCTGAAGCTCATGCTCTCAGAGCTTGGTATGGTTTTCAGCTCCTACAAGCACACGCAGGTAAAGCTAATAGTGGTGAACTTTTAGGATTTCCAATTGTAACTTCTGTTTTGACAGCTGAAGATGATATCAACATTCAGCGATCAACTTTTGCAGAATGTGTTGATTACATTATTCAGGATTGTGACGCAGCTTTGGCTGGTCTTCCAGATAAATGGGAAGATACTGGGGATGCTGATTATAATCATGTGTTTGGTCTTCGCAACGAGAATAGAATCAATGGTTTGGCTATTAAGATTTTAAAATCTCGTCTGGCACTGTATGCGGCGAGCCCGGCATATGACGATGCAGCTGCTGCAACATGGCAAATTGCAGCTGACTATGCGCTAGAAGCGGTGCAAGCAAATGGGGGTATGGTGTTAGATCCTAGCGACATCACTTACTATTTGGATTTCAATTCTGCTGAGGTGGCTTGGGGTGCATCCAAGAGAAACAATGCTAACAACTGGGAAGCAGATAATTTCCCTCCATCTCTGTATGGTGAAGGCTTAACGAACCCTACACAGGATTTTGTTGAGGCTTTTCCAATGGCTGATGGTCTGCCTATTGGACATCCAGCTTCAACATTTGATCCAAGCAATCCATATGCAAATAGAGACCCAAGATTGTCTACTTATGTGATTTACAATGGTATGGATTTTAAAGGTTCTATTATCAGAACCTATGTGAATGGAGGAGCAGATGGAATTGGCGCTTCAAATAATATCGCTACTGTGAGTGGATATTACCTAAAGAAGTTTATGGATGAGAATGTAGTATTGGACCCTACCAATAATGTTGGAACGGAGCATTACTATACTTATGCAAGGATGACAGAGGCTTATCTGAATCTGGCTGAAGCTGCTAATGAATTGGGTGGTCCAGATCAGTCAATTGGAGGATTTACTCCGAGACAAATCATTAATGATCTTCGAGCCAGAGCTGGAATCACCAATACAACTTACATCGATGGAGTGACAACAAGAGCTGAGATGAGAGATGTTATTCACAATGAGCGAAGAATCGAATTGAGTTTCGAGGGACATCGTTTTTGGGATATTAGAAGATGGGAAGAATTGGATGAAATAACAACTGATGTTAAGGGAATGAGAATTTCTGCTGATCAATCTACTTATGAGATCTTTGATTTGGCCGAGCGAAACTATAAGACCTATCAGGTCTATGGTCCTATTCCCTTCAATGAGATTTTGAAGTATGATATCCAGCAGAATGCAGGTTGGTAA
- a CDS encoding BT_3987 domain-containing protein, translated as MKKNLIYIMLIGLFLSACSNQERVFDDYEEQNVYFPIQYPVRTLSLNEESRIDNSIDLEHAFSIGAAIGGLYSNDQERVVDIALAPELLNNVTVSGAAIELMPASYYTLSSADQIVIPKGQFSGTIRVELTDDFFNDPLAIGVNYVIPLVITGADDNIGILRGVASEIITDPDRRISSDWSIAPKDYTLFAVKYQNKFDGTYLHAGIDEALVGPGGAVDSVYSTFSEEFMEDNLLTDVETASLTDSYVNNVGRFSGQLMVSVDDAGDIVVSSAAGSEYTVNGTGKFLPSTDEGARAWGGIKRQTMVLDYEYEFVDPDDAAITHYHHVSDTLVYRNDNLVFEEFEIEVTP; from the coding sequence ATGAAAAAGAACTTAATATATATAATGCTGATAGGATTGTTCCTATCAGCATGTTCGAACCAGGAGCGTGTGTTTGATGACTATGAGGAGCAGAATGTTTATTTTCCGATCCAATATCCTGTCAGAACTTTGTCTCTTAATGAAGAAAGTAGAATTGATAACAGCATTGATTTGGAGCATGCCTTTAGTATAGGAGCTGCCATTGGAGGCTTATACTCTAATGATCAGGAAAGAGTCGTGGATATTGCTTTAGCACCAGAACTACTGAATAATGTGACTGTAAGTGGTGCGGCGATAGAATTGATGCCCGCATCCTACTATACCCTTTCATCTGCTGATCAGATTGTGATACCAAAAGGACAGTTTTCTGGCACAATTAGAGTGGAATTAACAGATGATTTCTTCAATGATCCTTTGGCCATTGGAGTTAATTATGTGATTCCGCTGGTTATTACGGGTGCTGATGATAATATCGGAATCCTGCGTGGGGTGGCCTCTGAGATTATTACTGATCCAGATAGAAGAATCAGTTCTGATTGGTCGATAGCTCCGAAGGATTATACCCTCTTTGCCGTGAAATATCAAAATAAATTTGATGGCACGTATTTACATGCCGGTATTGATGAGGCTTTAGTGGGACCAGGAGGTGCGGTTGATTCTGTCTATTCGACTTTTTCTGAAGAATTTATGGAAGATAACCTATTGACAGATGTAGAAACTGCATCATTGACTGATTCTTATGTCAACAATGTTGGTAGGTTCAGTGGTCAACTGATGGTTTCGGTTGATGATGCCGGTGATATTGTAGTAAGCTCTGCAGCTGGATCCGAATACACAGTTAATGGAACTGGAAAGTTCCTTCCTTCAACAGATGAAGGGGCCCGTGCTTGGGGAGGTATCAAGAGACAAACAATGGTTTTAGATTATGAATATGAATTTGTAGATCCAGACGATGCAGCCATCACACATTATCATCATGTGTCTGATACCTTGGTGTATAGAAACGATAATTTAGTTTTTGAGGAATTCGAAATAGAAGTTACTCCTTAA
- a CDS encoding SusC/RagA family TonB-linked outer membrane protein gives MIKYINRALIMTLVMLMTLSAIAGRTGTFKGRVLDESNQPMAGVHVTSSDGKVSTITDAEGRFELSLQEGVQISMSLDGRSEMEVILKEGVYDYHFDEKEEVIVPVVPKVTLPFGQLEKNRIVGSVSTIDASQELLIDQRTSIGSALNGKVSGVFGSDNILGLPGNAIYVIDGIPRDVGYYNLTEVESISILKDPVSRMMYGAQADQGVILITTKRGSAQKNEIRVRGEYGVQTAVQLPEYLNGADYMEAYNQANINDGKPALYTQTQIDGTRAGSDPLLYPDLDYMDEEFLRDSKNFFNFNADAAGGNEFATYFVNLGMNHSEGWNNLGTMEQRNVFNVRANTDFQLFPTLKMNLDAVAVFDQGEQPNGDYWSMVENNLPTSIVPLIPVNSLTDPSAVDGANLYKGQYLLGGTSNFDENIYGELERSGDRKTLNRMLQVNTGLDWDLSAVTEGLSASGAISFDFFNQFASETSNTYAVYSPDFLIDQSGADSLAVVKFNEDQPNGEEVPQADGAFFQRRVGLYGTLDYTKKIGVHAIDMTALAYQDTRVLIGQSQDQKNMHYGIRANYMYDNRYVAEFSGAYQGTQRLSDDRYTFSPSFGLGWIVSNEGFMTGGLFDYLKLRGTFGLLKNDNWNDYFLQETFYSTGGWYDYENGGSRNRELNIDNVSANIGWQKRMEFNAGFDAALLDNALTIEASYFNSRGYDNVTLMSNTTPDIVGYSFYENYNSDQVQGIELAANYRKSFGDFQFNLGTRMIGIQSEVLEIDEPLYKENSSYRSAIGNTIYGRYGYVADGLYAESDFNGAGELSSSLPTPTFGSVQPGDIKYEDLNNDGVINVDDQKLIGSYRPDFQYSVILNMTYKGFGLYALGVGQTGQDQYRNSSYHWVYGNRKYSAAVNEAYGPSNKDVNATMPRLSSTQNNNNYRNSTYWMYENNSFTVPVIQLSYTFEPKESKGFEQMTVFLKGNNLVRINKNGDLSDLRIGREPVSQGYSIGVSAIF, from the coding sequence ATGATAAAATATATAAATAGAGCCCTGATTATGACCTTGGTAATGCTGATGACATTATCGGCGATAGCAGGTCGCACAGGGACATTTAAAGGAAGAGTACTGGACGAGAGCAATCAGCCAATGGCCGGAGTTCATGTTACCAGTAGTGATGGGAAAGTATCAACAATCACGGATGCGGAAGGTAGATTCGAATTGAGTCTACAAGAAGGTGTTCAGATTAGTATGAGCCTTGATGGACGGTCTGAAATGGAGGTAATCCTGAAAGAAGGAGTTTATGACTATCATTTCGATGAAAAAGAAGAGGTCATCGTTCCTGTTGTACCAAAGGTGACTTTGCCATTTGGTCAGTTGGAAAAAAACCGAATCGTTGGATCTGTATCTACTATAGATGCAAGTCAGGAATTGCTCATCGATCAAAGAACCAGTATTGGTTCTGCCCTTAATGGCAAGGTTTCGGGTGTTTTCGGTAGCGACAACATCTTAGGTTTGCCTGGTAATGCGATCTATGTTATTGATGGGATACCTAGGGATGTTGGATACTATAATCTTACAGAGGTTGAAAGTATTTCTATCCTGAAAGACCCAGTGTCTAGAATGATGTATGGAGCCCAAGCAGATCAAGGTGTCATTTTGATAACTACCAAAAGAGGATCTGCACAAAAGAATGAAATTCGAGTGAGAGGTGAATATGGTGTTCAGACTGCCGTGCAATTGCCAGAATATTTGAATGGTGCTGATTATATGGAAGCTTACAATCAAGCTAATATCAATGATGGAAAACCTGCCTTGTATACACAGACGCAAATTGATGGAACCCGTGCAGGATCAGATCCTTTATTGTATCCCGATTTGGATTACATGGATGAAGAATTTTTAAGAGATAGTAAGAACTTTTTCAACTTCAATGCTGATGCAGCTGGAGGAAACGAATTCGCAACCTACTTTGTCAATTTGGGTATGAACCATTCGGAAGGGTGGAACAATCTAGGTACGATGGAACAACGAAATGTATTTAATGTAAGAGCTAATACAGATTTCCAATTGTTCCCTACGCTTAAAATGAACTTGGATGCAGTGGCTGTTTTTGATCAAGGCGAACAACCAAATGGTGATTATTGGAGTATGGTAGAGAACAATCTACCGACATCCATAGTACCGTTGATTCCGGTCAATAGTTTGACAGATCCATCTGCAGTAGATGGTGCTAACCTTTATAAAGGACAGTATCTATTAGGCGGAACGTCCAATTTTGATGAGAATATTTATGGTGAACTAGAAAGGTCTGGAGATAGAAAAACACTTAATCGCATGCTTCAAGTCAATACAGGTTTAGATTGGGATTTGAGTGCGGTTACTGAAGGTCTTTCTGCTTCTGGGGCCATTAGTTTTGATTTTTTCAATCAATTCGCCTCTGAGACTTCAAATACCTATGCAGTTTATTCTCCTGATTTTCTAATTGATCAATCAGGAGCAGATAGTTTGGCAGTAGTAAAATTCAATGAGGATCAACCGAACGGTGAGGAAGTTCCACAGGCTGATGGTGCATTTTTCCAAAGGAGAGTAGGACTCTATGGAACTCTGGATTATACGAAGAAAATTGGAGTTCATGCTATTGATATGACTGCTCTGGCTTATCAGGATACTCGAGTACTGATCGGACAAAGTCAAGATCAGAAAAATATGCACTACGGTATCAGAGCCAATTACATGTATGACAATAGATATGTAGCTGAATTTTCTGGAGCATATCAAGGAACTCAGCGATTATCTGATGATAGATATACATTCTCGCCCTCTTTTGGACTGGGATGGATAGTTAGTAACGAAGGATTTATGACTGGGGGACTATTTGATTACCTCAAGTTGAGAGGAACTTTTGGATTGCTTAAAAACGATAATTGGAATGATTATTTCCTTCAGGAAACTTTTTATAGTACTGGTGGATGGTATGATTACGAAAATGGTGGATCCAGAAATCGTGAATTGAACATTGACAATGTAAGCGCCAATATAGGATGGCAAAAGCGAATGGAATTTAATGCCGGATTCGATGCAGCCTTGTTGGACAATGCACTAACAATTGAAGCAAGTTACTTTAATAGCCGCGGGTATGACAATGTAACACTTATGTCTAATACTACTCCTGATATTGTAGGTTATTCCTTCTACGAAAACTATAACAGTGATCAGGTTCAGGGTATTGAGTTGGCTGCTAATTATAGAAAGTCTTTTGGTGATTTTCAGTTTAATTTAGGAACTAGAATGATCGGTATTCAGTCAGAGGTACTTGAGATAGATGAGCCATTATACAAGGAGAATAGCTCCTATAGAAGTGCAATTGGTAATACCATCTATGGTCGATACGGTTATGTAGCGGATGGATTGTATGCTGAATCTGATTTTAATGGTGCAGGTGAACTAAGTTCAAGCTTACCGACTCCTACTTTTGGATCAGTTCAGCCAGGGGATATCAAATATGAAGATCTTAATAATGACGGAGTGATCAATGTGGATGATCAAAAGTTGATAGGAAGTTATAGACCAGATTTCCAATATAGTGTCATCCTTAATATGACCTATAAAGGTTTCGGTCTTTATGCTCTAGGCGTAGGACAAACAGGACAAGATCAGTATAGAAACTCAAGCTATCACTGGGTATATGGCAATAGAAAATATAGCGCTGCTGTCAATGAGGCCTATGGTCCATCAAACAAAGATGTGAATGCCACGATGCCTCGGTTGTCTTCTACCCAAAATAATAACAACTATCGTAATTCGACTTACTGGATGTATGAAAACAACAGTTTTACCGTTCCTGTGATCCAATTGTCTTACACATTTGAGCCTAAGGAAAGTAAAGGATTCGAGCAAATGACTGTTTTCTTGAAAGGAAACAATTTGGTTAGAATAAATAAGAATGGAGATTTGAGTGACCTCAGAATAGGAAGAGAACCCGTTTCGCAAGGTTATTCAATAGGTGTTTCTGCCATATTTTAA
- a CDS encoding RagB/SusD family nutrient uptake outer membrane protein has translation MKNINKYIAMLGMLFLISSCEEYLEVPPASQITEEEVFTSYVTFQGFLDQDYRYLVDNNKAKITCGIQLAGETIAVQGWNTSQAASTGNYWNLINGRSPFNDYGNGDGKTGWWTAGWEAIRIANHAIEKIDLFQGSEEDRALLLGQAYFFRAIFHFEIMRAFGTIPYVDEILVDNFELPRHWTDEETGKKDCQAVAEAIVRDFEMAASLLPDVWENYAKDAGRATKGAALALKARTLLYAGSPLFNEFSGNSATFDTEYMTRAAEAAAEVLKLADRGVYDLVDFADYQDMFARKDGTRPITSESIFQKTDNSMGSGEVNVFLGRLFMPNNNLLGGNGITEAVTQNYVDLFEMADGTLYKDHFNTDASVASPYDNDVANRWDNRDPRFRKAIYVDGDNCGYTDQTLMNLYVGGNMNNANTLSPYIVHKYWPIGVNKVDGDWDQFTYNTPNIRLADVYLIYAEALFEATGNQDASSSNYGMTAAEAVDEVRTRAGMPTTANTTAYGGDFRKLVRNERHVELCFEGSYWYDLRRWKVKPDETLYRLDYDQAYSYATRTAIQPFIFTDRNWWLPFPRELTLTYEGFEQNPGWE, from the coding sequence ATGAAGAATATAAATAAATATATAGCAATGTTGGGGATGCTATTCCTTATCTCTTCTTGTGAAGAGTATCTGGAAGTACCACCCGCATCTCAGATTACTGAAGAGGAGGTATTTACTTCTTATGTGACCTTTCAGGGGTTTTTGGATCAAGACTACCGGTACCTGGTGGATAATAATAAAGCTAAAATCACTTGTGGTATTCAATTAGCCGGAGAAACCATCGCTGTACAGGGTTGGAACACTTCGCAGGCTGCCTCAACGGGTAATTACTGGAATTTGATTAATGGTCGATCTCCATTTAATGATTATGGAAATGGCGATGGTAAGACAGGTTGGTGGACGGCTGGCTGGGAGGCCATTCGGATTGCCAATCACGCAATTGAGAAAATAGATCTATTTCAGGGGTCTGAAGAAGACCGTGCCTTGCTTTTAGGACAGGCGTATTTCTTTAGAGCCATTTTTCATTTCGAAATCATGAGAGCCTTTGGTACCATCCCTTATGTGGATGAAATTTTGGTAGATAACTTCGAATTGCCAAGACACTGGACTGATGAAGAGACTGGTAAGAAGGATTGCCAGGCCGTGGCAGAGGCAATAGTTCGGGATTTTGAAATGGCTGCTTCGTTGCTGCCTGATGTTTGGGAAAACTATGCTAAAGACGCTGGTCGTGCGACAAAAGGTGCCGCCTTGGCTCTTAAAGCAAGAACTTTGCTTTATGCAGGGAGTCCATTGTTCAATGAATTTTCTGGCAATTCTGCCACTTTCGATACCGAATACATGACACGTGCTGCTGAGGCGGCGGCAGAAGTATTGAAGCTGGCAGATAGGGGAGTTTATGATTTAGTCGATTTTGCTGATTATCAGGACATGTTCGCGAGAAAAGATGGGACCAGACCGATCACTTCTGAAAGTATTTTTCAAAAAACAGATAATAGTATGGGATCTGGTGAAGTGAATGTATTTCTCGGTAGGCTATTTATGCCAAACAATAACTTGCTAGGAGGAAATGGTATCACCGAAGCGGTAACTCAAAACTATGTTGACCTATTCGAAATGGCGGATGGCACTTTGTACAAAGATCATTTCAATACTGACGCAAGTGTGGCAAGTCCATATGACAATGATGTAGCTAATCGTTGGGATAATCGTGACCCGAGATTCAGAAAGGCTATTTATGTAGACGGGGACAACTGCGGATATACAGATCAGACTTTAATGAATTTATATGTAGGTGGTAATATGAACAACGCCAATACATTAAGTCCATATATAGTGCACAAATATTGGCCGATTGGTGTAAATAAGGTCGACGGTGATTGGGATCAATTTACTTATAATACTCCCAATATTAGATTGGCAGATGTTTATCTGATCTACGCAGAGGCATTGTTTGAGGCGACTGGTAATCAGGATGCATCTTCTTCAAACTATGGTATGACAGCTGCAGAAGCGGTGGATGAAGTGAGAACGCGTGCCGGTATGCCTACCACTGCTAATACTACAGCATATGGTGGGGATTTTAGGAAGCTGGTTCGAAATGAGCGACATGTAGAGCTGTGTTTTGAAGGAAGCTATTGGTATGATTTGAGAAGATGGAAAGTGAAGCCAGATGAAACGCTTTACAGATTGGATTATGATCAGGCATACTCTTATGCTACTCGAACAGCTATTCAGCCATTTATTTTTACAGATCGAAACTGGTGGTTGCCATTTCCAAGAGAGTTGACTTTGACCTATGAAGGATTCGAACAAAATCCAGGCTGGGAATAA